The Zavarzinia compransoris genome includes a window with the following:
- a CDS encoding P1 family peptidase codes for MTDALVAPNGRRRARALGIPFRGTPGPLNAITDVPGVTVGVTTLIEADGPVRTGVTAILPRPAGQLLHPVWSGVFSMNGNGELTGAHWVRDGGWSVGPIAITNTASLGLVHHGINRWMMRRFAEAADDLWLLPVVGETYDGWLNDICGLHVTEDHVFAALDGASAGPVAEGNVGGGTGMIAYEYKGGTGTASRRVRVRAGDYTVGGLVQANHGRGPWLEICGRRIGEIMPPAPIWSKETGSIIVILATDAPLLPGQLERLARRAAIGIGRHGTPSGNSSGDIFFAFTTANDPGPLPEPALFTLNAIANDDLDAFYMAAVEIVEEAVVNAMVAAETMVGRKGRVVPAIDPDRLAALFTAGARG; via the coding sequence ATGACCGATGCCCTGGTTGCCCCGAACGGCCGCCGCCGCGCCCGCGCCCTGGGCATTCCGTTCCGCGGCACGCCCGGCCCCCTCAATGCGATCACCGATGTTCCGGGGGTGACGGTCGGGGTCACCACCCTGATCGAGGCCGACGGGCCGGTGCGCACCGGCGTCACCGCGATCCTGCCCCGGCCGGCGGGGCAATTGCTGCACCCGGTCTGGTCCGGCGTCTTTTCGATGAACGGCAACGGCGAATTGACCGGCGCCCATTGGGTGCGCGACGGCGGCTGGAGCGTCGGCCCCATCGCCATCACCAATACCGCCTCGCTCGGCCTGGTCCATCACGGCATCAACCGCTGGATGATGCGCCGCTTCGCCGAGGCGGCGGACGACCTGTGGCTGCTGCCCGTGGTGGGCGAGACTTACGACGGCTGGCTGAACGATATCTGCGGCCTGCATGTGACCGAGGACCATGTCTTCGCCGCCCTCGACGGTGCCAGCGCCGGCCCGGTGGCGGAGGGCAACGTCGGCGGCGGCACCGGCATGATCGCCTATGAATACAAGGGCGGCACCGGCACCGCCTCGCGCCGGGTGCGGGTGCGCGCGGGGGATTACACCGTGGGCGGCCTGGTCCAGGCCAACCACGGCCGCGGGCCCTGGCTGGAGATCTGCGGCCGGCGCATCGGCGAGATCATGCCGCCCGCCCCGATCTGGTCGAAGGAGACGGGCTCGATCATCGTCATCCTGGCGACCGACGCGCCCCTGCTGCCCGGCCAATTGGAACGGCTGGCGCGGCGGGCGGCCATCGGCATCGGCCGCCACGGCACGCCGTCGGGCAATTCCTCCGGCGATATTTTCTTCGCCTTCACCACGGCGAACGACCCGGGCCCCCTGCCGGAACCGGCGCTTTTCACCCTGAACGCCATCGCCAACGACGATCTCGACGCCTTCTACATGGCGGCGGTCGAGATCGTGGAGGAAGCGGTGGTCAACGCCATGGTCGCGGCGGAAACCATGGTCGGGCGCAAGGGCCGGGTGGTGCCGGCGATCGACCCGGACCGGCTGGCGGCCCTGTTCACCGCCGGGGCCCGTGGATGA
- a CDS encoding LysR family transcriptional regulator has translation MSDEPSWEFYRSFLAVLDEGSLSAAARALGLTQPTVGHHIEGLETALGVPLFTRSPRGLTPTETARLIRPQAAAMAAAAAVLRRRASAGAGAAAGTVRITASDVVGGAVLPPILADLRRREPGIRIELSLSNRAEDLSRQDADLAIRMVAPTQGALVARHIGEIRLGLFAAPDYVARRGLPGSLADLAGHDLIGPDRDTAAIRGVPGAERLNPEGFTLRVDHQVAQLAMVRAGCGIGVCQCALALEPALVPVLADDFAPRLPVWLVVHEDLWPSRRIRLVFDALAAALQRYTRLA, from the coding sequence ATGAGTGACGAGCCGTCCTGGGAATTTTACCGCAGTTTTCTGGCCGTCCTCGACGAGGGCAGCCTGTCGGCCGCGGCGCGGGCCCTGGGCCTGACCCAGCCGACCGTCGGCCATCACATCGAGGGGCTGGAGACGGCGCTGGGCGTGCCCCTGTTCACCCGCTCGCCGCGCGGCCTGACCCCGACCGAGACCGCCCGCCTGATCCGCCCGCAGGCGGCGGCGATGGCGGCGGCGGCGGCGGTATTGCGCCGCCGGGCCTCCGCCGGCGCGGGCGCGGCGGCGGGCACGGTGCGGATCACGGCCAGCGACGTGGTGGGCGGGGCGGTGCTGCCGCCGATCCTGGCCGACCTGCGGCGCCGCGAGCCGGGCATCCGCATCGAATTGTCCCTGTCCAACCGGGCGGAGGACCTGTCGCGCCAGGATGCGGATCTCGCCATCCGCATGGTCGCGCCGACGCAAGGGGCGCTGGTCGCCCGCCACATCGGCGAGATCCGCCTGGGGCTGTTCGCCGCCCCGGACTACGTGGCGCGGCGGGGCCTGCCCGGGAGCCTGGCCGATCTCGCCGGCCACGACCTGATCGGGCCCGACCGCGACACGGCGGCGATCCGCGGCGTCCCGGGGGCGGAGCGGCTGAACCCGGAAGGTTTCACCCTGAGGGTCGACCACCAGGTGGCGCAATTGGCCATGGTCCGGGCCGGCTGCGGCATCGGCGTCTGCCAATGCGCGCTGGCGCTGGAGCCGGCCCTGGTGCCCGTGCTGGCCGATGATTTCGCGCCGCGCCTGCCGGTCTGGCTGGTGGTGCACGAAGACCTGTGGCCGAGCCGCCGCATCCGCCTCGTCTTCGATGCCCTGGCGGCGGCCCTTCAGCGCTATACCCGGCTGGCCTGA
- a CDS encoding SDR family NAD(P)-dependent oxidoreductase, whose amino-acid sequence MHIELGGKTALVTGSTGGIGKAIATGLAAAGARVAINGRGAERVAAAIEAIGARCPGAELIAAPGDIGTADGVAAVVAALPAVDILVNNAGIFAPQGFFDIPDSEWTRFFEVNVLSGVRLARAYMPGMLAANWGRIVFISSESALHIPAEMIHYGVSKTAQLAVSRGLAELTAGTGVTVNSVLPGPTRSDGVEDFLTAMAGGGGGGIDDIAAGFVKQLRPTSLLQRFATVEEVANMVVYACSKQASATNGAALRVEGGIVRTIA is encoded by the coding sequence ATGCATATCGAACTTGGCGGCAAGACCGCCCTCGTCACCGGATCGACCGGCGGCATCGGCAAGGCGATCGCGACCGGGCTTGCCGCCGCCGGCGCCAGGGTCGCGATCAACGGCCGGGGCGCGGAACGGGTCGCCGCCGCGATCGAGGCGATCGGGGCCCGATGCCCGGGTGCCGAACTGATCGCCGCCCCGGGCGACATCGGCACCGCGGACGGCGTGGCGGCGGTGGTCGCGGCCCTGCCCGCCGTCGACATCCTGGTGAACAATGCCGGGATCTTCGCGCCCCAGGGCTTCTTCGACATTCCCGACAGCGAATGGACCCGGTTCTTCGAGGTCAACGTCCTCTCCGGCGTACGGCTGGCGCGGGCCTATATGCCGGGGATGCTGGCGGCGAACTGGGGCCGGATCGTCTTCATCTCGTCCGAATCCGCCCTCCACATCCCGGCCGAGATGATCCATTACGGCGTCTCGAAGACGGCGCAACTGGCCGTCTCGCGCGGGCTGGCGGAATTGACGGCGGGCACCGGCGTCACCGTCAACAGCGTGCTGCCGGGCCCGACGCGCTCGGACGGGGTCGAAGACTTCCTGACCGCCATGGCCGGCGGCGGCGGCGGCGGGATCGACGACATCGCCGCCGGCTTCGTGAAGCAATTGCGCCCGACCTCGCTGCTGCAACGCTTCGCCACGGTCGAGGAAGTGGCGAACATGGTGGTCTATGCCTGTTCCAAACAGGCCTCCGCCACCAATGGCGCGGCGCTGCGGGTCGAGGGGGGTATCGTCCGCACCATCGCCTGA
- a CDS encoding NAD(P)H-binding protein — protein sequence MMTTATKPLALVLGATGGIGGATARALAARGWQVRALARDLARVDRALPVDWVQGDALQAAEVTAAAAGARVIVHAVNPPGYRNWAGLVLPMLRATLAAGRAHGARIVLPGTVYNYAADGPELVAEDAPQATTTRKGRLRIEMEAALEASGLKVLIVRAGDFFGPHSANSWFGQVVVPAGRPLAAITDPGRPGVGHAWAYLPDVAETIARLLGREGELARFERFHMAGHWFADGADLAAAIRAAAGRPDLPLKRFPWPLVRLAAPVVPLFRELSEMRYLWRRPLRLDNRKLVAFLGAEPHTPAVTALRASLAGLGCLPDAAAMPVPAH from the coding sequence ATGATGACGACAGCGACGAAACCCCTCGCCCTGGTCCTGGGCGCCACCGGCGGCATCGGCGGCGCCACAGCCCGGGCCCTGGCCGCCCGGGGCTGGCAGGTCCGCGCCCTGGCCCGCGACCTCGCCCGGGTCGACCGCGCCCTGCCGGTCGACTGGGTGCAGGGCGATGCCCTGCAGGCGGCGGAGGTGACCGCGGCGGCGGCGGGCGCCCGTGTCATCGTCCATGCCGTCAACCCGCCCGGCTATCGCAATTGGGCCGGCCTCGTCCTGCCCATGCTGCGCGCGACCCTTGCCGCCGGCCGCGCCCATGGTGCCCGTATCGTGCTGCCGGGCACGGTCTACAACTACGCCGCCGACGGCCCGGAACTGGTGGCGGAGGACGCGCCGCAGGCGACCACCACCCGCAAGGGCCGCCTCCGCATCGAGATGGAGGCGGCGCTCGAAGCCTCGGGCCTGAAGGTGCTGATCGTCCGGGCCGGCGATTTCTTCGGCCCGCACAGCGCCAATTCCTGGTTCGGCCAGGTGGTGGTGCCGGCCGGCCGGCCGCTGGCGGCGATCACCGATCCCGGCCGGCCCGGGGTCGGCCATGCCTGGGCCTATCTGCCCGATGTCGCCGAAACCATCGCCCGCCTGCTCGGGCGCGAGGGCGAATTGGCCCGCTTCGAGCGTTTCCACATGGCCGGCCATTGGTTCGCCGACGGTGCCGACCTGGCGGCGGCGATCCGCGCGGCGGCGGGGCGGCCGGACCTGCCCCTGAAGCGCTTTCCCTGGCCCCTGGTCCGCCTTGCCGCGCCCGTGGTGCCGCTGTTCCGGGAATTGTCCGAAATGCGTTACCTGTGGCGCCGGCCGCTCCGCCTCGACAACCGCAAGCTCGTCGCCTTTCTGGGGGCGGAGCCGCATACGCCGGCGGTGACCGCGCTCAGGGCCAGCCTCGCCGGCCTCGGCTGCCTGCCGGACGCCGCGGCCATGCCCGTCCCCGCACATTAA
- a CDS encoding cupin domain-containing protein gives MAFVCEIPAVPTVQQDDENVRITRWDFAPGAVTGWHEHGWPYFVVLLTDSVMRVHDGEAVTDVPRKAGDTYQRPAGIRHDVMNGGTAPMAFVEIEIKRPEAVAFPGI, from the coding sequence ATGGCCTTCGTCTGCGAGATCCCGGCGGTGCCGACCGTCCAGCAGGATGACGAGAATGTGCGGATCACGCGCTGGGATTTCGCGCCCGGCGCCGTGACCGGCTGGCACGAGCACGGCTGGCCCTATTTCGTCGTCCTGCTGACCGACAGCGTGATGCGCGTCCATGACGGTGAAGCGGTGACCGACGTGCCGCGCAAGGCCGGCGACACTTACCAGCGCCCGGCCGGTATCCGCCACGATGTGATGAACGGCGGCACCGCGCCGATGGCTTTCGTCGAGATCGAGATCAAGCGCCCGGAAGCGGTCGCCTTTCCCGGCATCTGA
- a CDS encoding DEAD/DEAH box helicase, giving the protein MPFPQINTHVNGALAARDYTEPTAVQTAVLEPAAAGRDLLVSAQTGSGKTVAYALAIAETLLAGAERFGPAGAPLALIIAPTRELAMQVHAELTWLYGPAGARVASCVGGMDVRREARALYEGAHVVVGTPGRLRDHLERGRLITGQLRAVVLDEADEMLDLGFKEDLEAILDQTPESRRTLLFSATIAPEIASMATQYQQNALRIEATAKGEAHGDIDYRAIRVAPNELEHAVVNVLRYYESRATMIFCSTRESVRHLHAALQERGFAVVALSGELSQNERSRALQAVRDGHARVCVATDVAARGIDVPDLGLVIHAELPNNRETLLHRSGRTGRAGRKGTCVILVPYNRRRRAEQLLMGTRLNIVWSGAPTADEIRQLDQERFLTDAAFVEEAAEDDLALARILLERHSAEKIAAALVRLRRAELPAPEEIADEPPAPAARGPRLSGGRDSAGAGAGVWFQLNIGRRNNADPRWLLPIICRMGKVTKQDIGTIRIFDRDTRFEVAPDMAAGFADSVRKANDQKIRIEPAGTPADDLPPPRPPKRPHRGQAPRDQAGLSPKKAKKHSHA; this is encoded by the coding sequence ATGCCCTTTCCGCAAATCAATACCCATGTGAACGGCGCGCTGGCCGCCCGCGACTATACCGAGCCGACGGCGGTGCAGACCGCGGTGCTGGAACCGGCCGCCGCCGGCCGCGACCTTCTGGTCTCGGCCCAGACCGGCTCCGGCAAGACCGTCGCCTATGCGCTGGCCATCGCCGAGACCCTGCTCGCCGGCGCCGAGCGCTTCGGCCCCGCCGGCGCCCCGCTGGCCCTGATCATCGCGCCGACCCGCGAACTGGCCATGCAGGTCCATGCCGAACTGACCTGGCTCTACGGCCCGGCGGGGGCGCGGGTCGCCTCCTGCGTCGGCGGCATGGATGTCCGGCGCGAGGCCCGCGCCCTTTACGAGGGTGCCCATGTCGTCGTCGGCACGCCCGGCCGCCTGCGCGACCATCTGGAGCGCGGCCGCCTGATCACCGGGCAGCTGCGCGCCGTCGTGCTCGACGAGGCGGACGAAATGCTCGACCTCGGCTTCAAGGAAGACCTCGAGGCGATCCTCGACCAGACGCCGGAAAGCCGCCGCACCCTGCTGTTCTCGGCCACGATCGCGCCCGAGATCGCCTCGATGGCGACCCAGTACCAGCAAAACGCGCTCCGCATCGAGGCGACCGCCAAGGGCGAGGCCCATGGCGACATCGATTACCGTGCCATCCGCGTCGCCCCCAACGAGCTCGAGCATGCGGTGGTGAACGTCCTGCGTTACTATGAATCGCGGGCGACCATGATCTTCTGCTCGACCCGCGAATCCGTCCGCCACCTGCATGCCGCCCTGCAGGAGCGCGGCTTCGCCGTCGTCGCCCTGTCCGGCGAACTGTCGCAGAACGAGCGCAGCCGCGCCCTTCAGGCGGTGCGCGACGGCCACGCCCGGGTCTGCGTCGCGACCGACGTCGCGGCCCGCGGCATCGACGTGCCGGACCTCGGCCTCGTCATCCACGCCGAACTGCCGAACAACCGGGAAACCCTGCTGCACCGCTCGGGCCGCACCGGCCGCGCCGGGCGCAAGGGCACCTGCGTCATCCTCGTGCCCTATAACCGCCGGCGTCGCGCGGAACAACTGCTGATGGGCACGCGGCTCAACATCGTCTGGTCCGGCGCCCCCACCGCCGACGAGATCCGCCAGCTCGACCAGGAACGCTTCCTGACCGATGCCGCCTTCGTCGAGGAAGCGGCGGAAGACGATCTGGCGCTCGCCCGCATCCTGCTCGAACGCCATTCGGCGGAAAAGATCGCCGCCGCCCTGGTGCGCCTGCGCCGCGCCGAACTGCCCGCGCCCGAGGAAATCGCCGACGAGCCGCCGGCCCCCGCCGCGCGCGGCCCGCGCCTTTCCGGCGGGCGGGACAGCGCCGGCGCCGGTGCCGGCGTGTGGTTCCAGCTGAACATCGGCCGGCGCAACAATGCCGATCCGCGCTGGCTGCTGCCGATCATCTGCCGCATGGGCAAGGTGACCAAGCAGGATATCGGCACCATCCGCATCTTCGACCGCGACACCCGCTTCGAAGTGGCGCCCGACATGGCCGCCGGCTTCGCCGACAGCGTGCGCAAGGCCAACGACCAGAAGATCCGCATCGAACCCGCAGGCACCCCGGCCGACGACCTGCCGCCGCCGCGCCCGCCCAAGCGCCCGCACCGGGGCCAGGCCCCGCGCGACCAGGCCGGCCTGTCCCCGAAGAAGGCGAAGAAGCACAGCCACGCGTAA
- a CDS encoding autotransporter domain-containing protein yields MGGGRVGLMVAGSMIMGAAGGAAALATAQRYADQFVFSASDADTGNTMRSVDETTYGILHGTNLSIDSSAYYKGRFSNGPTYAELLPAYFGFGYDDTHNYAWGGAATGPYGAPIPRPSLLDFETFLADATNPEVILTLLNGLSASLPRLIEDPLNLDPTNLERILAPSFISMFTGHHSMRAQVDEYLAENPATRPDALYIAGPAYNNYYAYGDTDPVRPVDDQMGMIDDLHGAGARDFMLLAYGGSDEDGGDDAYAAAQRAETIARTNQWKREHPGSNLYVVDLGSFIEEVEKDPAKYGFSDDFRGCVQTGQALDACPDDRLRYDFVHPTASAHRMLAEVAYATITSAYEGTRQGAALPGLAGTLAGRRAANLAAALEAAPAAGLLALGEGMAGAAAGETSLGHRLARWFARAALGFGTRDEGDGRQGYSYVAGGIVGGIEALLDHGFGLGLALSYDYLDTDYDGVGGGLGLHAFGATVFGTWQAGPLALRAEAAYHRDLYRGIRRNTGFSIEPEARGETAGETMSAGLESRYALALGDGITLTPALSLRYTRVAVDGYEERGAGVLNLRMEAQDEDSLIAALVVEINRPTAWETYRVTPSLRLGLVRELLDRDRLFVSSFSSGQITVAPVGTGARTAALVGLGLDFAADGLRPGARLAFAYDGRLASDGQDHTVSASLRVPFGP; encoded by the coding sequence ATGGGCGGGGGACGGGTCGGCCTGATGGTCGCGGGCAGCATGATCATGGGCGCCGCCGGCGGTGCCGCGGCCCTGGCCACGGCCCAGCGCTATGCCGACCAATTCGTCTTTTCCGCCTCGGATGCCGATACCGGCAACACCATGCGCTCGGTCGACGAGACGACCTATGGCATCCTGCACGGCACCAATCTCTCGATCGACAGCAGCGCCTATTACAAGGGCCGCTTCTCCAACGGCCCGACCTATGCCGAACTGCTGCCCGCCTATTTCGGCTTCGGCTATGACGACACCCATAATTATGCCTGGGGCGGGGCGGCCACCGGGCCCTATGGCGCGCCGATCCCCCGCCCCTCGCTGCTCGATTTTGAGACGTTTCTCGCCGATGCCACCAACCCCGAGGTCATCCTCACCCTGCTGAACGGGCTCAGCGCCTCCCTGCCCCGGCTGATCGAAGATCCCTTGAATCTCGATCCGACCAACCTGGAGCGGATCCTGGCGCCCAGTTTCATTTCGATGTTCACCGGGCATCATTCGATGCGCGCCCAGGTCGACGAGTATCTGGCGGAAAATCCGGCCACGCGGCCGGATGCGCTCTATATCGCCGGCCCCGCCTACAACAATTATTACGCCTATGGCGATACCGACCCGGTGCGCCCGGTCGACGACCAGATGGGCATGATCGACGACCTCCATGGCGCCGGCGCCCGCGACTTCATGCTGCTGGCCTATGGCGGCAGCGACGAGGACGGCGGCGACGATGCCTATGCCGCCGCCCAGCGCGCCGAGACCATCGCCCGCACCAACCAGTGGAAGCGTGAACACCCGGGGTCCAACCTCTATGTCGTCGACCTCGGCAGCTTCATCGAGGAGGTGGAGAAGGACCCGGCGAAATACGGCTTCTCCGACGATTTCCGCGGCTGCGTGCAGACCGGCCAGGCCCTGGACGCCTGCCCGGACGACCGCCTGCGCTATGATTTCGTGCACCCCACCGCCAGCGCCCACCGCATGCTGGCCGAGGTCGCCTATGCCACCATCACCAGCGCCTATGAGGGCACGCGCCAGGGTGCCGCCCTGCCCGGGCTTGCCGGCACGCTGGCGGGCCGCCGCGCGGCCAATCTCGCCGCCGCCCTGGAGGCGGCGCCCGCCGCCGGCCTGCTTGCCCTCGGCGAGGGGATGGCCGGTGCCGCCGCGGGCGAGACCAGCCTCGGCCACCGCCTCGCCCGCTGGTTCGCCCGCGCAGCCCTTGGCTTCGGCACCCGCGACGAGGGCGACGGCCGCCAGGGTTACAGCTATGTCGCGGGCGGCATCGTCGGCGGCATCGAGGCGCTGCTCGACCATGGGTTCGGTCTCGGCCTCGCGCTTTCCTATGACTATCTCGATACGGATTACGATGGGGTCGGCGGCGGCCTCGGCCTGCATGCTTTCGGTGCCACCGTCTTCGGCACCTGGCAGGCCGGGCCCCTGGCGCTGCGGGCCGAAGCCGCCTATCACCGCGACCTCTATCGCGGCATCCGCCGCAACACCGGCTTTTCGATCGAACCCGAGGCCCGGGGCGAAACCGCCGGCGAGACCATGTCCGCCGGCCTCGAAAGCCGCTATGCCCTCGCCCTCGGCGACGGCATCACGCTGACGCCGGCGCTGTCGCTGCGCTATACCCGGGTCGCGGTCGACGGCTACGAGGAGCGGGGCGCGGGCGTCCTCAACCTCCGCATGGAGGCCCAGGACGAGGACTCGCTGATCGCCGCACTGGTGGTCGAGATCAACCGCCCCACCGCCTGGGAAACCTATCGGGTAACACCGTCGCTGCGCCTCGGCCTTGTCCGGGAATTGCTGGACCGCGACCGCCTTTTCGTCTCGTCCTTCTCCAGCGGGCAGATCACCGTCGCCCCCGTGGGCACCGGGGCACGGACGGCGGCGCTCGTCGGTCTCGGTCTCGACTTCGCCGCCGACGGGTTGCGCCCGGGGGCACGCCTCGCCTTCGCCTATGACGGCCGCCTTGCCAGCGACGGGCAGGATCACACGGTCAGCGCGTCCCTCCGCGTGCCCTTCGGGCCGTAA
- a CDS encoding aspartate aminotransferase family protein: MTLFDPAKAAGLSRDELEAYWMPYTANREFKENPRMVVSAEGSHFTDAEGRKIYDSLSGLWCTGSGHRRREIVEAVSRQIAELDYAPGFQFSHPSAFQLANKVASLTPAGLDYVFFTGSGSESADTSLKMARAYWRLKGLPTKTKLIGRAKGYHGVNFGGMSLGGIGGNRKLYGTLLDTDHLPHTLLPENAFSKGLPENGGVQLADALEEIVALHDASNIAAVIVEPFSGSAGVVVPPKGYLQRLRALCDKHNILLIFDEVITGFGRTGYNFGADAFGVTPDIMNVAKGLTNGTVPMGAVIATKEIYDTFMAVGGPDYLVEFPHGYTYSGHPVACAAGLAAMDIFEKDRIPERARQLAAYFEEAIHGLKGLKHITDIRNFGLAGAIQFEAKNGQPALRPYEISLKCWAAGYYVRYGGDTLQLAPPFISSPEDIDGLMNALNDAITGVA; encoded by the coding sequence ATGACCCTGTTCGACCCGGCGAAAGCCGCGGGCCTGTCCCGCGACGAGCTGGAAGCCTATTGGATGCCCTATACCGCCAACCGGGAATTCAAGGAAAACCCGCGCATGGTGGTCTCGGCCGAGGGCAGCCATTTCACCGATGCCGAGGGGCGCAAGATCTATGACAGCCTGTCCGGCCTTTGGTGTACCGGTTCCGGCCACCGGCGGAGGGAAATCGTCGAGGCGGTGTCGCGCCAGATCGCCGAACTCGACTATGCCCCCGGCTTCCAGTTCAGCCACCCGAGCGCCTTCCAGCTGGCCAACAAGGTGGCGAGCCTGACGCCGGCCGGCCTCGACTATGTCTTCTTCACCGGCTCGGGCTCGGAATCCGCCGATACCTCGCTGAAGATGGCCAGGGCCTATTGGCGCCTGAAGGGCCTGCCGACCAAGACCAAGCTGATCGGCCGGGCCAAGGGCTATCACGGCGTCAATTTCGGCGGCATGAGCCTGGGCGGTATCGGCGGCAATCGCAAGCTCTATGGCACGCTGCTGGATACGGACCACCTGCCCCATACCCTGCTGCCGGAAAACGCCTTCTCGAAGGGCTTGCCGGAAAATGGCGGGGTGCAGCTGGCCGATGCGCTGGAGGAAATCGTCGCCCTGCACGATGCCTCGAACATCGCCGCCGTGATCGTCGAGCCGTTCTCGGGTTCCGCCGGCGTGGTGGTGCCGCCCAAGGGTTACCTCCAGCGCCTGCGGGCGCTCTGCGACAAGCACAATATCCTGCTGATCTTCGACGAGGTGATTACCGGCTTCGGCCGCACCGGCTATAATTTCGGCGCCGATGCCTTTGGCGTTACGCCCGACATCATGAATGTGGCCAAGGGCCTGACCAACGGCACCGTGCCCATGGGCGCGGTGATCGCGACCAAGGAAATCTACGATACCTTCATGGCTGTCGGCGGGCCGGACTATCTGGTCGAATTCCCCCATGGCTATACTTATTCGGGCCATCCGGTCGCCTGTGCTGCCGGGCTTGCCGCCATGGACATCTTCGAGAAGGACCGCATCCCCGAACGCGCCCGCCAACTCGCGGCCTATTTCGAGGAGGCGATCCACGGCCTGAAGGGCCTGAAGCACATCACCGACATCCGCAACTTCGGCCTTGCCGGGGCGATCCAGTTCGAGGCGAAGAACGGCCAGCCGGCACTGCGGCCCTATGAAATCTCGCTGAAATGCTGGGCGGCGGGGTACTATGTCCGTTACGGCGGCGACACGCTGCAACTGGCGCCGCCGTTCATTTCCTCGCCCGAGGACATCGACGGCCTGATGAATGCCCTGAACGACGCCATCACCGGCGTCGCCTGA
- a CDS encoding LysR family transcriptional regulator, with protein MARAKALPPAGDIEIRLLRIFRAVVDCGGFTAAEVELNIGRAAISMHMADLEKRLGLRLCQRGRAGFSLTEEGRQVHAACLRLFSALENFRTEVDTLHARLRGALDIGIIDNLVTMPRMQVTDALAALKAAGPDVRVNIRMIPPNDIERGVLDGSLHIGVTPALRVLPGLDYRPLYDEDSRLYCGAGHPLFTLADEAITDEQIARAEAVAPTYAQTLEARALHRPLRTTATATDREGVAFLILTGRYIGYLPTHYAELWVGQGRMRALRPDDYRYTTEFRIVTAKGRQPNLVLRTYLALLERDTGLAAPAAEPRDLRFDSDAG; from the coding sequence ATGGCCCGCGCCAAAGCCCTGCCGCCCGCCGGCGACATCGAGATCCGCCTGCTGCGGATCTTTCGCGCCGTGGTCGATTGCGGCGGCTTCACCGCGGCGGAAGTGGAACTGAACATCGGCCGCGCCGCCATTTCGATGCATATGGCCGACCTCGAAAAACGCCTGGGCCTGCGCCTGTGCCAGCGCGGCCGGGCCGGCTTTTCCCTGACCGAGGAAGGCCGGCAGGTGCACGCGGCCTGCCTGCGCCTGTTCTCCGCCCTGGAGAATTTCCGCACCGAGGTCGATACGCTGCATGCCCGCCTGCGCGGCGCCCTCGATATCGGCATCATCGACAATCTGGTCACCATGCCGCGCATGCAGGTGACCGATGCGCTGGCCGCCCTCAAGGCCGCCGGCCCCGACGTCCGGGTCAATATCCGCATGATCCCGCCGAACGACATCGAGCGCGGCGTGCTCGACGGCTCGCTCCACATCGGCGTGACGCCGGCGCTGCGCGTGCTGCCCGGCCTCGACTACCGCCCGCTCTATGACGAGGATTCCCGCCTCTACTGCGGCGCCGGCCATCCCCTCTTCACCCTGGCGGACGAGGCGATCACCGACGAGCAGATCGCCCGCGCCGAAGCCGTCGCCCCGACCTATGCCCAGACCCTGGAAGCCCGCGCCCTGCACCGCCCCCTGCGCACCACGGCGACCGCGACCGACCGCGAGGGCGTGGCCTTCCTCATCCTCACCGGGCGCTACATCGGCTATCTGCCCACCCATTATGCCGAACTCTGGGTCGGACAGGGCCGCATGCGGGCGCTGCGGCCGGACGACTACCGCTACACCACCGAATTCCGCATCGTCACCGCCAAGGGCCGCCAGCCCAATCTCGTGCTCCGCACCTATCTGGCCCTGCTGGAGCGGGACACCGGCCTAGCGGCGCCGGCAGCGGAACCCCGCGACCTTCGATTTGACAGTGATGCGGGGTGA